The genomic stretch TTTTTGTTTGATTAAAAAAGTAATTGCCACTCACTTTAAATTTCTTTCCCCACTCATCTGAGTAGTTCACACCGAACGCATTGGTAGTCACGATACCCGTTTGTTGCCCTACCAAAAAGTCCTCGGCTCCACCGCCTCCGCCTCTAAAGCCACCTCTTCGTCCAGAAGTATTGCCCACTGCACCCAGAATATCTTCTGTTGAAAAATTCTGAAGATTGATATTGTTGAAATTTCCCAATAAGCTTACTCTTTGATCGCCATTAAAATAGTTGTAATTAAAACCTCCATTGTAGCGATTATCCGTTCCGTAGCCCACATATCCCTTCCCAAAATGACCGTTATTCTTACCCGCTTTGGTCAATATGTTTATCGTTTTCTGAGTGTTCCCATCATCAAATCCGGTAAACTGCGACTGCTCACTTTTTTCATCATACACCTGAATTTTATCAATGATTTCGGCAGGTAATGATTGCAAAGCCAAGGTAGGATCAGTTGAGAAAAACTCTTTCCCATCCACCAATACCTTTTTCACCTGCTCACCTTGCGCCTGCACCTCTCCATTTTGAACTAGCACTCCCGGCATTTTTGCAATTAAATCTTGGGCACTCGCATCCGGGTTTACCTTAAAGGCATCCGCATTGTACTGTGTAGTGTCACCCAGTTGCTGCACTCTATCCTGGATTTCCACCACCTCAACTTCGTCCAGCAACTCTTTATCTTCCTCAAGTTTAAGTGCCCCCAAATTTTGATTACCCGACACACTAAGCTCTCGCTCATAAAGTTTGTATCCAATAAAACTCAGCTTGATTACATAGTCTCCGCCTGGTACATTCTTAATTGTAAATGAACCATCTACTGCGGTGGTCGCTCCCCACACTTTTTGATCGGATTTATTTTCTAAAAGCACATTAGCACCAATAAGTGGCTCATTGCTTTTACTGTCGAAGAGATTGCCCGAAATAGAATAATCTTGTGCGGAAACACTAAAGATGCTCAAGAATAAGAAGGCTGCTAGAATATTTTTCAAAGTGCACAAATGTAATATTAATACTACCTGCGTTGATCGCAATGTTATCTAGGATACCTAATGTTCAAATTGGTTTAATCATTATTAATATTTATAATGTGGTTCTTTCAAATACCAATATTTAACACGGTAATAAAAGCACTCGGTTATATTTGTAAAAATTTACCACCCTCTCGAAAAAATCGGGGCGGGTGGCTTTGCATTTTATACCCATGGCAGACACAGCAACGGACTTTATCAATAATTACCTTTTGGATGACCGCTTTCGCGGAATAGCTGAAGAGCTTCGAAACAATAAGTTTCATAAACTTCAACTTAAGGGCCTCACCGCATCATTTACTTCGTTGGCGGCCAGTGCCAGCTTTTTACATTCAGAGCGTCCACATCTATTCATTTTAAATGATAAAGAGGAGGCCGCCTATTTTTTGAACGACCTAGAACGAATTACTGATGAAAAAGATGTACTGTTTTACCCTGGGTCTTATCGCAGACCTTACCAGGTAGAAGAAACCGACAATGCAAATGTGCTGCTTCGTGCAGAGGTTTTGAACCGCATTAATAGCCGCAAAAAGCCGGCTATGATTGTGAGCTATCCGGATGCGCTTTTTGAAAAAGTAATTACCCGAAAGCAGCTTAACGCAAATACATTTTCGCTAAAAGAAGGTGATGAGCTAAGCATTGATTTTTTGAATGAAACACTTTTTGAATACCATTTTGAGCGTGTTGACTTTGTGGTAGAACCTGGTCAGTTTTCAGTTCGTGGAGGTATTGTAGACGTATTTTCCTTTTCGCACGACCAGCCTTATCGCATTGAGTTTTTTGGAGATGAGGTAGAAAGCATTCGCACCTTTGACATAGAAAGCCAACTGAGTATAGACAAGGTAAAAAAGCTCAGTCTTATTCCCAATGTGGAGAATAAGATGATGCTCGAAACCCGTGAAAGTTTCTTCGATTACATTTCTGACAAAATGGTGGTTTGGGTAAAAAGTGTACCGCTTTCCGCTAAACGTTTGGACGACTTTTTCACCAAAGCTGAAGAAGTTTATGGGGAACTGAACGACACTTTAAAACACGCCAAGCCGGAGGAATTATTCATTAATGGCGAAGCATTCAAGAAAACCTTAGAGGGCTTTGCTACTGTGGAATGGGGGAATGACACTTTTTATTCTCCAAACAAGGTTTTTGAATTTGACACCAAGCCGCAACCTTCATTCAACAAAAAGTTTGAACTACTTGTAGAAGACTTTAAAACCAATACAGAAAACGGTTGGAAGAATTATATTCTCTGCATGACCGCTCAGCAAGTGGAACGCTTTTACGCCATATTCGAGGACATTGGCCATGAGGTGGATTTTCAACCCATCGTTCACACCCTCCACGAAGGCTTTATTGACCCACAGGGCAAAAAGGTGATTTATACCGACCACCAAATTTTTGAGCGTTATCAAAAATTTAAGCTAAAAACTGGTTATGAAAAAAAGCAGGCCATCACGCTAAAAGAGCTTACCAGCTTACAAGTTGGAGATTATGTAACACACATTGACCACGGCATTGGTGAGTTTGGTGGATTGCAGAAGATTGATGTGAATGGTAAGCATCAGGAGGCAATAAAACTGATTTACAACGGTGGAGATGTGCTTTACATCAGCATTCACTCTTTGCACAAAATTGCACGTTATAACGGCAAAGAAGGAACCACTCCTTCCACTCATAAGTTGGGTTCGGGGGCTTGGGCAAAAACAAAAGCTAAGGCTAAAAAGAGAGTAAAAGAAGTAGCCTTTGACCTCATCAAGCTTTACGCTCAGCGTAAGGCCAATAAGGGTTTTCAATTTTCACCAGACACCTATTTACAGCATGAGCTAGAGGCTTCATTTATATATGAAGATACCCCGGACCAAGTGACGGCCACTGCTGATGTAAAAGCCGACATGGAAGCTCCAATGCCGATGGACCGTCTTGTTTGTGGGGACGTTGGTTTTGGAAAAACAGAAGTGGCCGTTCGTGCAGCTTTCAAGGCTGTGGCTGATAGTAAGCAGGTAGCTGTTTTGGTACCCACCACAATCTTGGCATTTCAGCATTTTAAAACGTTTTCTGAAAGATTAAAAGATTTGCCGTGTAACGTTGATTATATC from Owenweeksia hongkongensis DSM 17368 encodes the following:
- the mfd gene encoding transcription-repair coupling factor, with protein sequence MADTATDFINNYLLDDRFRGIAEELRNNKFHKLQLKGLTASFTSLAASASFLHSERPHLFILNDKEEAAYFLNDLERITDEKDVLFYPGSYRRPYQVEETDNANVLLRAEVLNRINSRKKPAMIVSYPDALFEKVITRKQLNANTFSLKEGDELSIDFLNETLFEYHFERVDFVVEPGQFSVRGGIVDVFSFSHDQPYRIEFFGDEVESIRTFDIESQLSIDKVKKLSLIPNVENKMMLETRESFFDYISDKMVVWVKSVPLSAKRLDDFFTKAEEVYGELNDTLKHAKPEELFINGEAFKKTLEGFATVEWGNDTFYSPNKVFEFDTKPQPSFNKKFELLVEDFKTNTENGWKNYILCMTAQQVERFYAIFEDIGHEVDFQPIVHTLHEGFIDPQGKKVIYTDHQIFERYQKFKLKTGYEKKQAITLKELTSLQVGDYVTHIDHGIGEFGGLQKIDVNGKHQEAIKLIYNGGDVLYISIHSLHKIARYNGKEGTTPSTHKLGSGAWAKTKAKAKKRVKEVAFDLIKLYAQRKANKGFQFSPDTYLQHELEASFIYEDTPDQVTATADVKADMEAPMPMDRLVCGDVGFGKTEVAVRAAFKAVADSKQVAVLVPTTILAFQHFKTFSERLKDLPCNVDYINRFKTKKQQTETLKKLEDGTLDILIGTHRLVGKDVKFKDLGLLIIDEEQKFGVAVKDKLKNLKVNVDTLTLTATPIPRTLQFSLMQARDLSVMNTPPPNRHPIETQVVPFSEEMVRDSIMYEMSRGGQVFFIHNRVENIREVAGMISRMVPDAKIGIGHGQMEGKKLEELMLNFINGHFDVLIATSIIENGLDVPNANTIIINNAHHVGLSDLHQMRGRVGRSNKKAFCKLIAPPMSTLTEEARKRLTAIEQFSDLGSGFQIAMRDLEIRGSGDLLGGDQSGFITDIGFDTYQKILAEAIDELKETEFKDLYNDDQKKKDFVKETLLDTDLEILIPDTYVNKVDERLRLYQALDSLESPAQLDEFEKELIDRFGPAPDEVYELLNSVRLRWLGKDIGFDKLVLKQERLIGYFIPDQNSPYFQSEKFNLVLQFLRDQPKAQMKERNNKLYLSFGDVKTVDQALRLLEPILVKNRG